Genomic segment of Hoplias malabaricus isolate fHopMal1 chromosome 14, fHopMal1.hap1, whole genome shotgun sequence:
TTGAATTGAAGTGTATTCACACATGAGCACTCTGCATGGGATTATGGCTGTGTCTAATAtaagctctgttttgtttttctcacaGGCTTAAATAATGTTAAAGATGACCCAAAGTCTGCCGGTGTGGCAACCTTTGTGATTCAGGAGGAGTTTGATCGGTTCACAGGCTACTGGTGGTGTCCAACTGTTTCTGAAGGTTTGTTTGGTAACTGACCGTTTTAAACACCAAGTGAAGCCAAGTGAGGTTTTGTATATTATTTAGGCTTTGTCTTAACGAATATATCCTGTATGGATCCGCATTTTCTTGGTATCCCTTTGTGTCTAATGTGCAAACAAAGTGGTTTAATATATGaataacactgaaacactgaatgAAAACCTGTACTAAGACCTGTCCAGTTTTAAAGGGTAAAttccatttcttaattttacacCTACCCCTTGTTTTTGAGTGCTGTCTTGCCCCTTGGATCGGAGTTCCAAGTTGTAGCAGTTAAAACCTTCCCTTACAAAATGGGACAACCCTTCAAGAGCCTGATGCATCataagaacacacaaaaaatttTTTTGTTGGAATCTTCCAGTTCCGCCTTAAATGGTGAAGAATTACATTCTAGTGTATGGCACTAatgcaatatttaaggtggaactagcAGATGCTGTTTGTTGCTATTTTGTTCGTTTGCAGCACCATCTTACAGATGATTCGCAAGGCATTCATAGCCCTTTTGAAATGTGCCCCTGGAAAATCTTCAAGGGGTATATAGCCCTACCCCTCTTTCCCAACGAGAATCAAGACCCATCTACCCCTAGGGAAAACAGAGTGGTAGGGCTAAGAGTTTGACCAAAATCCTGGCTGCTAATCATGCGTTGGACTCATTTTATATTgaataaaccttttttttttgcttgcaaGGAGAATGGGTCATTTCTAAGGATTGTTATCATCTACACTGCTGTACTAACAATGATGGATTTGCTCAATTTCTGTGCATTTAAAATGGCTCTAGCCCTAATTCTAAAAGTACTATCTGTGTGGTCTTTATTTATTAAGTGAAGGTATGAGTTTAACTTGGGTACAGTATTGGGTCCCATTTTTCTGCCTGGAAATTCTTCCACTTTATTACTGCCTATCAAAAGCTGGCCTTGGAAGTTTGATTTTTACAAGTAGCTCAACTTTGTCCCATTTCTCGTGACCCGAGACATTGCTTCTATAAAGAGTAATTCAATGCCATTTTCCCCACAGGCCTAAGAGCTTCTCATTATACCCTTCTTTTGTAATTCAGATGCAGAAGGAGGCAAGACCCTTCAGCTGCTGTATGAAGAAGTGGATGAGTCGGAAGTAGAGATTATTCACGTCCCTTCCCCAGCCCTGGAGGAGCGAAAGGCAGATGTATACAGATACCCCCGCACTGGTAACATTAACATCCATTCTCAAGCATGACAAATGAACCCAAATTCTGCCTAAAGTTTTCTCTGTAACGTGGTGTCTTTTTATAGGCCTAGGCTGATATTTAAAGCTTTGTCTGAGTATAATCACATGAAATACAATACCTGAGGTGCATGTATTGGGAGACAGTCTTTGCTTTGTACATATCTGGTACATTGTTACACTAGCAAACAACCTAGAGGACCACCGTAGTGGATAAACCAAACTATATTTAGTCATGGAGAACACGGACATCATCGCGGATGCTAAGCATTACACAGTGACCTTGAGGAACCTtgtattattaaatatgaatgagCAAATATGTGAGTACGTTTGTCAACACTTTGAGGAGTATTTCAAAGATTGAGAAAATCTTGCAGGAAGTAAGCAGAGATTACTTGAAGATTTCTGTATAGAGACAAACACACCAACGTGACCTCAAGGTGTGACCACAAGATGCAAACTGATAATATTGTAATACGCCTTGACCACAGTGAGACCGGCGTGAAAGTAGTTTGTGAAGGAATGATGGATCATAAGAGGAGAGCTCATGACAATTCTAATAACACATCCCACACACAATGTCTATTCACACACAAAATAGCATGTGACCAGTTAATTTtggctttttgttttattattgaaattgatttatttacaaaatgatgaatgaatgatgtttcCCCATCACCAGCCTTGATTGCATTGATTTTGGAATGCTTCTGTGCTTTTAGGCAGTAAAAACCCTCAGATCAGTCTGAAACTGGTTGAAATTCAAACTAACGAGAATTGCGAGGTAAGTCTTTTGCCCTGTGGCCCCTGTTTTATAAGGGCTGCACAATACATCAATATCAgcatatatcgcaatataaaatgttataaaaacaatgatatgatttttaaccacattttcaatatttcaatatacagtggaacctatactaacgaactttcaaagatacgaaccgggcattagaatattttttgcctccaccaatgaaccatgactgtagaaacgaacccgagcctccgccaaGCCAGCGGCTGGAAAtgaccactgaccccaataggcgagtctcccagcgctcccagacttgagtgagcttttaagattagcaaattgtagctttagcaatttagcattagtgtaaatagcagacatcgaaattcgtgctaaatTAAgtcgtatctacgcttcgtctccccacattcacccccccacctcccgtcatacagccagtgcctgtgttactcctccagccagtcgtcacgtcttcaaggtagcgatgtgtaaccacttaaaactttttttttattccattttattactgttaccactgtatttttttttatttttagtaacgctacatgtatttttttttactaatttgagagtgttgtaaacatatatcagtgcaaaaagggtgactttcggggtgggggctggaacgcattaattgcttttccattattttaaatgagaaaaaatgactcgagaaacgaacttttccacttacgaaccgggtcacggaacggatcaagttcgtaggtagaggttccactgtacattatttacatctGTCGGGGCACTGTCATTAGTTAAAAATGTTAACATTGACTAAGCCAGTAGGTTTAAGTTTCAATATTTAAGTGATatcatttttcttgtttgttcttggaggcttttatattttcatatcgATAacggaattatattgtatcaacCAAAATTAAGACGTGTTTTGTGATAAAaaattttggccgtatcgtccagctctagttTTTTACAGAAGAATGAAAGTCACTAGTACTTTAGCCAATCATacagttctgttctctgtttgaGGAATCTGAGGATTCTTAGTTGCATGTTTACATGTAACAATCATTTCTGAGAAAATATATAATCGAGAAAGGCCTAAGTACCTTCTTGGAAGACCATGTCTGAGAAATTCGTCTTTATTATTGAATTAACGTCACTTAAACCGGTTCTTTATTTCTGATGTACAGGTTATAAGCACAAACACCAAGGAGCTTGTTCTGCCTTTCAAGACACTGTTCCCTGGGGTTGAGTACATTGCCCGAGCTGGCTGGACAAAAGACGGCAAATAGTATGTTTGCAGCACAAGTCACCATACTCTGTCATGGGGCTATTATCATGTCATAAAATGGACCAGCTCTGTAATCAGTTAATTGGAGATATTTCATGAAGAAATTGGAATggaatttctttctctctaaccAGTGCATGGGCGGTGTTACTGGACCGCAGTCAGCAGAAGCTGCAGCTGGTTCTCCTTCCTTCTGCCCTGTTTCTTCGGGTGGGCATAGAAGACCCTCAGTGGGAGGAGCATGTGGCAGCCATGCCTGAGGGAGTGCAGCCCTATGTCATCTACGAGGAGGTGACGGACATCTGGATCAATGTAAGGACACTTGGCCTGTTCAGCGATGCTTTAAGTTTGAAGTTTGTGCTGGTTGTGTATTTATGGAACTCATATTAATGGGCCAGCTGTGATCACATAAGATGTGTCTCCAAAAGGTCTTCTTGTTTGTgcgctttttttttctttaagtgtCTTGAGTTTAAATGAAGCAAAACAAGCCAGCTATTGTAACTCATTTGCCAgaggaaatatttattttaaaattcttaGTTACGGGAGGGTTTTGTCACCCTGTCATCCCCTACTTTGAGCTGAATTTCACAAGAGATTATATAACAGGCTTTCAGAAATCTATCATTTTTGCTCCCCACTAAATAAATACCCCCCCCAGCCCCCATATTAAGCCCAAGAGTCTCCTCGCAACCCCCCCTCCCGCCATGGTCTCATGACattgaatgatcactggattagaaaccTCCCTTGTAGCTGTACtcgctccactgaccatacaggagcactttgtatttgctGATTAAATGGCTCTGTAgatttgttgctgcacagttttgttagtttcatcagtgaacacaggtCATTGTTGGCTATCCAGCCATTTttattggtggactattctcagtccagcagtggcaATGAAGGCTTTAATGACTcgagtagcactgctgtgtctgatccagttaaaccagcacaacacaagtGGGCCTATTTCATGTGAAATTAATATTGACTATTTTTTTTGCAACAGGTCCACGACATATTCTACCCCTTCGTTCAAACGAATAACGACGAGATCACCTTCCTGTGGGTGAATGAATCAAAAACAGGCTTCTGCCATTTGTACAAAATCACAAGCCTTCTACAGCCAGGTTGCCATCAGTGGACTAGAGGCTACACTCCCACTGAGGGTAAGATATTAGATGACGTTGGTGCATGTTTCTGATGGGATTTGTGTTTCAAGTTACATGTAGTACAGGCTTCTTTGTATTTCCACAGATGATTTCAAGTGTCCGGTAAAGGAGGAGGTGACTTTAACCAGTGGAGAGTGGGAGGTGTTAGCTAGACATGGGTCTAAGGTCAGTTGCCCAGTTTGAGGTGGGAGCATTactagtttttgtcttttgtgttAAACCGACTGCACTGGCAAAAGTGGTCAGTTGTTTGTCTTTCAATGTTCAGTTAGTGAGTTAATTTCCAAATATTAACACTTTCTTAGCAAACTGTCCTGTTAATTTCGTGTCTTTGTTTGGCTTTGCAGATCTGGGTAAATGAAGAAACAAAGCTGGTGTATTTCCAGGGCACAAAAGACACACCCCTGGAGCATCACTTATACGCAGTGAGCTACGAGAATCCAGGAGACATTGTCCGACTGACCAAGCCAGGCTTTTCTCACAGCTGCTCTGTTAGCCAGGTATGTGTGCTTCGGCAGGCCTTGTCCAGTTGGAGAgggctttgtttagtgtttgcgGTCAGTGCTTCAGAGACTTGGAAATTGGCAGAGGTTTAAAGTGATACTTTAACAAAGGATTAGATTTATCCAGATTTCCCCCAACAGCACACACTGTTGTAGATCAGCTAAGACAAGCTTTTGTCTGAAGTTCACTTCTTTATTATTGGGCTGAAGGTGTCTCCATGTGGCATTATGCAAATTACACGCCTAAATCATTAAGCACTCAGGTTATTTTGAGATTTCCCAGATAGTCCATATGGTCTCTGACACTGTCTGGCGTACTGTTATTAATCAAAATGGATGTGCAAGTGTTTTGGGCATCAGATTATAAAAAATCGTGTAGAGAGTTCTgcgtgaatgtgttggtttaaccctttcctttACCAGTTTCAGTTAATAAAGCACCACAGTTATAGAAcgatatattattttaaataattatagtgGCCTAAGGGGCCTAAGCCTTTTGCACAGAATGGTAAGTTTCGTACCTATAAACAATAATAGTGGTGGTGTAGTTGGGCAGACTGTAAAGCCCCATGTTTGTATTGAACAATTGCACTGTGTTTGAGGTAGGGGAAGGTGATCATTTAAACATGAAACAAAGTAAAGTTCCTTTCACTGTAGTTGTACTATACTTCAGTCATGGTTACAAGTACTGAACACCATGTGATGTATAGCATCTAAAAGCTAATTCAGGTAGTTTGTGTAGCTTGCGCGATATTCTGAAGCCAGTTTTGTAACAATGCACCTTAACTTCACTTCCCTCTGTCTTTTGTTTAATCGTCCTTCAGAATCAACCTTTGTTTCCAAATACACATCATTTTATATCTCGACCTGCTCTCTTTTTGTATTACAGAACTTTGATATGTTCATCAGCCACTATAGCAATGTGAGCACTCCTCCCTGCGTTCACGTCTACAAGCTGGTTGGTTCTGACAGCGACCCATTGCACAAAGAACCTGAGTTCTGGGCTAGCATGATGGAGGCAGCAGGTAAACGAATGTCACTTTCAGTATATAGAGACACTGAGAACTGTTGCATCTAGATTTAAGCAGAACTACTCCCTCATAGCCCAGGGTTGAAGTGGGATTTGGTATAAGGGGAAGACCCATTTCCCATTTGTCGCCCATGGGACGAGGGACAtggtcttttttatttattattattatttttttaaactttgttcATTTCTACGTCCAGTGTAGAGGTGTAGGTAttcacctgaaaaaaaaaaaaaaaagtacaaggGGTCCTCGACTtgcgacgttgatccgttcctacgtcgcgtcgtaaactgattttcggtgtaaatctgaacatacgtacatactgtacataatACATAATGTGACTGGGTCTCGAGCCGCGTAACCACGTATTCTTCCGCCGCCCACACCGAACACGAAGTTCGTGttacgtttacgacgcaaaaccacttaagtcgaaacaaggctttatacagtaaatggtgtgtcgtaaccacgaaacatcgtaactcgggactgacgtaacccgaggacctcctgtactgaAAAAATGTTTATGGGGTGTGGGAGTTCTTGGGGGGGTGATGTAAGAAATGAACGCAGCATATGAaaattagtttgttttcacacTGCAACGTATAAAACTACACattacatatgtttaaatattaatcgTAGGTGCTGATTAGTCAAAACTCAATGCTCATTCACTGTTACCACCGTCCTGATAGTCGTCTCTGATTTGTGTATTTGCTAATATTATCtatctttttatttgtttgtttgtttgttctttcagGTTGCCCAGCAGATTATGTCCCCCCAGAGATATTTAGTTTCCCTGCAAAATCTGGCTTCGACTTGTACGGAATGTTGTACAAACCTCACAACTTAAAGCCTGGCAAGAAACACCCAGCAATCCTCTTCGTGTATGGTGGTCCCCAGGTTGGTTTGTACTAAATAGAATTAGTAATACATTACTGCTTTCAAATATCCATAGACTAGACATGGAACTGGTTTGATGCACATTATCTTCTCAGCTATTGATAACCATTTAAACGTAAACACTAaacagttttttatttgatgttagTTCTAAGCGGACATGTTTTGCCATGTTTGTTGTACACAGGTGCAGTTAGTGAACAACTCTTACAAAGGAGTGAAGTATTTGCGTCTCAATACACTAGCATCTCTAGGTTATGCAGTGGTCGTCATCGATGGAAGGGGCTCATGTCAGAGGGGTCTGAAATTTGAAGGGgctcttaaaaacaaaatggtatGTCAAATTATTTGTTCAAATCAAAATGGATGCATGGCTAAAACGAAAGAATTTTAATTGCAGGTGACATCTACGATTTTGAGGGAAATGCTGTTCcttggtttgtttacgttcacaAGTtccgcatcttttaaggtggaacagtatgtttgagggggagaAAATGACTTTGTCATTTGACTGActagtttttattcactctttcgtttttgtttttatgccaAAGAAACTTTTACACTGTCATAAGccgagagagaaagcctagcatttttatttatttatttatttattttttaaatagccATTTATTTGACACTGGGACTTCATAAACATGTTCAATCTGTTTTGAGTAtaaaaacagactggagagcagcaaatgatgaggaaacatcctcataattatatataatgatttttttattattattattaaactcatgaacatcacctttaaactCTTCCAACACTTCAGGAGTTTGAGTTGGAGCCAGGGTTCCAAGCGTGGTTTACTGGCCTTGCTCTTTCTGGGTGTCTTTCGGACGTCCCTTCCACAGTCAGTGTTAGCTAATGGGGCCAATATTTAGCTGTTAGCTTAAATAACAGAATTGTGCAGTTGgttttctcctccaagcattttgaactgtttgagtgcagcagaaaatgtgtaaaaagCATAATGTGAAAAGATGGTATCACAAATCTTATAGGAATCTAATAGGAAGACTCTGTTGCccttcaccatcaccaccaGTTTGATAGCAATTTGAGATTGAGGTCGAGTCCTAGCTAGTGGGAGGAATTGGCTTGGAAAAATGCAAGAGAAAGATTCTCAAAGATTGATACAACACACAGCAATAAGAAACAGGGTTGTATCCTCTCTCTAACTGTGGTTTGTGGTGTGATCTCTGTACTCAGGGCCAGGTGGAGATCGAGGACCAAGTGGAGGGTCTCCAGTATGTGGCTGACAAGTACAAGTTTATAGACTTAAGTCGTGTGGCCATTCATGGCTGGTCTTACGGAGGATTCCTCTCCCTCATGGGCCTCATTCACCGGCCTAATGTGTTCAAGGTGAGGTTCAGTTGTCTCCCTGGATTATTCTAACACTTCTACTACTACAGCAGACATAAAGAAGTCAAGCTAATGtaaatcatttttcatttctcCTTTAATTCAGATTGCCTCTTTGGCATTTTAGCCATCTCAAATATAAAGTTTAAGACCACCATGGCATCATTAAACATCAGGGATAGTCTACTTTCACAGAAGGGGACATCTCTAAAGTCCTTCTTAGTTGAGCATCACTTGATTGAGTAGGTTGCAAAAGgcgttttttttaaatgactgcacTTAGAGTGTTTTATTTGCTTGTAGGATGCATGATGAACTAGATTAACATTTCTCTGAAATGTGTAACTGCAACATATTTCTATATTCACTCATAGAGAATGAAATTTCCCACCAGTTGTGATTATTTTGCCAAAGATGATAAATTAATTACCTGCATAGAGGGGCAGTAATTATTGTAAAGGTGTAGGAATTCTCCAACAACATTTTAGGAaatttttaagaaatatttaaGGATTTACTGATTTCATTTAGCAATGAGAAAATCATTATCAATTCAGATAAATTGTTTGCTACCAGGGTCGTCGGATTGAAGTCACAATACCTAAATGTGAATGAAATTTATAATGGTAATTTAAAGgaaatgtctacgattgtggggaactacagttctctctagtttgtttacattcagaagctcctttAAGTTGGAATGATATGTTTGACACTGAATTTAACTTGAATTAccgcagaaactcatttgtaacttgatgTTTAGTTTTCTAGCACCTTCAGTCGTTCATGCTGTTAGAGGTcccctgaatttggagacatttccaccttaatgtGAAACAGTAAAATATAGGCCAAAGTTAcctacctatggagcaggaatagagaaatatcctcatctcccttagtgcttttcaatgtttggaggtctcttcgttgtctaaaaaactccagatgcctgtTTTTCATCATGAGCAGAGACAGAtgaagcctagcatactgggccgagacacttttttttttttttttaaatgtcatttacTGACTccagggcttcgtaaacacattagactgttTTTGAGCAGACCGGGCAGATAGCAAAGTGTGAGTAATCATCCTCCGAATTTTATAAAAGAGGCCAAGTAACATGAAATTCATGTTAGCAATTTTGATTTGTTCAGGTGGCCATCGCCGGAGCTCCCGTAACAGTGTGGATGGCGTATGACACTGGCTACACCGAGCGCTACATGGACGTGCCTGAAAACAACCTGCTGGGCTATGAAGCAGGTTCTGTGGCCTTGCATGTGGACAAGCTTCCAAATGAGTAAGTTCTGAGTGTTAAGTGATACTTAATTCTCAAATAAAAGCCCTATCAGGTCCGGTTGTTCTTCTGTACCAGCTTCAGCTGCCTGtttcaaaaataaaagtcaagGCACCAATCAAAACACGTTTACTATGTTCTAAAAAGTTTTTATCATTATAAATACAATCATTAAATGttcttaaacaaataaataatgtatttattatgagTACTGGACTGCTAACACCTGCCAACCTACATTTGCGCCCAACCCccccctttttatttatttatttatttatttatttttttaatgaagtgtTATGTCATTATATTACcacaatatttaatgttttttttctgtcttgtcACAGGCCAAACCGATTACTAATCTTACATGGGTTCCTTGATGAGAATGTGCACTTTTTCCACACCAACTTTCTGGTGTCTCAGCTTATCCGTGCAGGGAAGCCCTATCAGCTACAGGTTTGAACACTCTCCTTATTTTGTGTACTTTGTATTGCAGTATATTTTATCAGGGAAAAGGTAAATGGTGGCTGTGTTTAATTTACTTTGTGtccagtgtgttttgtttttttttgtttcttaacATTTAAAAGCTTTGTGTTTCCTAAAGTGTAGATCAAGTTTAAAGTGGAAATATTATGGAAAGATCACATTTTCAGGGCTTGTGCTCATTGGGTAATCAAAGTGCTGATTTTGCTTCACTTCTGACATCAAATAAGAGCCAGTTTAGaattacagtgatccctcgctacttcgtggTTCATCTTTTACGgtttttttcaagggggcttttttattttttacatgtattagacgaggcctgtaggtgacaaaatatattatttacaggtatttcttacgtacagtacatgtattgctcacgtccacatccgagtgaaatttactgacgctaaatcacagcttaggaatgactctattaaagaaactggtaggatatcacatgaagttccagctgaaaaacattatagaatgactgtttaatgcaaagggtgggttgttaacagcacagggagggttttaaaagtccaaacccagtcaacgttgaaataatgtaatgaatgccgtctaatcaacgttctcttaaggttgaaaatgaaagttgaaaagtccaaacacagacattgaaaagacgactattagacgtattttggacacccgttgacgttattaattcgtcccgaaataaattacttgtgtaaaacgcgttttggacgtccactgacgttatcgattggtcaccacttcaTAAATAACTtgagatggaatttggacgtccattgacgtttaaaatatgtccttgacggacagactacttttagacctattttgaacgtccagggacgttccttgtttactgggaatactcgttaaatacataaaaaaaaaagtctttcctctacttcgcggaaattcttTTTTcgtgggtggtcttggaacgcatccctcGCGAAAAACGAGTGATCACtgtatctccaatcacagtgctggactggCTAAGACAAGGTTACACTGCATTCAGTATACAAAATGGTTGGCTTCAGTGCCTGTCCCTTGAAATGCTTCTCGTTGCCGCACACTTGAGGGTCAGCAGTGgcttattatttaaaggaacaggcactgaaaccggTCGTTGTGAACTGAGCTGTTTAGTGGAGAATGTGGCTGGGGGCTTCAaccttgtgttattttgacaAAAGTACGTCACAGACTTTTCTTTGAGACCCCAGAGAACTGATCCACTTGATGGATACCTGTCATAATAATGCAGGACATTAGGTAATATGATAATACCGCTATAAATATTATCATTTTCTACACTCATCTGCAGCCAAATTagctttatattatttaaatcatGGTCACGTGGGTGGATTGAGTTTCATGCTGCTGACACAaagcttgttcctctctcctCAGATCTACCCCAACGAGAGGCACAGTATCCGCTGCCCTGAGTCCGGCGAGCACTACGAGATCATGCTGCTATATTTCCTCCAGCAGTATCTCTGATGAGGGCTGCGCTTTATTGGGACAGTCACCAACCTCCGGCCACCCACCCCTCAACCAATCACAAACCACCGCCTATGAGCATCCATGACATAAAGAGCTCAGGGtggtctctctgtctgtctctgtctctctctctctttcatatgCCCTCTCTCTTGCCTTTCACTCAACcttctgggggaaaaaaaaaagaaaaaaaaaagccttcgCAGCCAGCCAGGAACAGTCTTGTCCCAAAAACATTCAATGTTGAGCATGTGAGCAGATTTTTAACAGGTTTGGGTTAAAGGACACACCTGAGAGGCGAGGTGCAATGTGACACACACTTCTTCGACAAAAAAAGGAACCTTGTAGCTCATGGACTTCTACACAGATCTGTCTTTTTGGATCTTTTTATGTTGTGCCACATCTTAGGTATTATCTTATTCTTATCCTCTCAAGCCCACCCCCTCCTCATTCCCATTGGAACACTGACGACGTTGCCAAaatgtctttattattattattattttaattttctgcTAGTGGCTTATCAGACGGATATCGACTCCTTCGCCCCCCACCCCTCACTTCCTTGACGTGCAGAAAATGCTCATCTCCCTCTGGTTAACAGATCATTTTAACTTAACGCAAGCTTTTTCTATTTTGCAAGTACAGTTGTGCTCACGTGCAACCTGGATAACATCGACCCGTCGGCCGCACGGCGCGGTTCTTGCATAAAGACACCTCACACTACTACCTGCAATTCATATTTTAAGTGTGTATTATTAAAGGAACATATTTTTTATGAATTTCAATTCTTTTTATAAGTGGTGTGATATGTAGAAGCTCATTAAATGACTGTGTTTCGGTGGTGTTTTATCAAAACAGGTGGCTAATTCACCAATCTCGTACCCAACCTGCAATAATAGTGTTATGTTTTGTAGTGGGAGTAAGAGGGAAATTCCACtggtttttcaaaatgtctgtataattgaattaaattaaactacacactgtgtttgatgtgaaacTTTCccttagagaaaaaaaaacaccaagacTAAAGTTCATAGGAACTGGACGTGTCTGAAAGATGAATCACCAAACGGCTCAAAACTAGAGAACTCAAATTTCACGGAGGCTAGTGTTGTGCTGAATGAAGTCGGGGGAAGGACAGTAATATTACCCAGCAGGAGAGAGTAAGACCACTTGACCCGAGGTGTCG
This window contains:
- the dpp9 gene encoding dipeptidyl peptidase 9 isoform X1, whose protein sequence is MYRVKRVKLEDETEGSWKSLAAVKMTAVDDLSDSTEVVEMEDVPSQFFVEKHSWDGLREIIHGSRKYSGMIINKAPHDFQFVQKHDDSGPHSHRLYYLGMPYGSRENSLLYSEIPKKIRKEALLVLSWKQMLDHFQATPHHGVYSREEELLRERKRLGVFGITSYDYHAQSGLFLFQASNSLFYCHDGGHNGFIQAAPMKPVEIKTQCSGIRMDPKICPGDPSFIAFINNNDLWVTNIETAEERRLTFCHKGLNNVKDDPKSAGVATFVIQEEFDRFTGYWWCPTVSEDAEGGKTLQLLYEEVDESEVEIIHVPSPALEERKADVYRYPRTGSKNPQISLKLVEIQTNENCEVISTNTKELVLPFKTLFPGVEYIARAGWTKDGKYAWAVLLDRSQQKLQLVLLPSALFLRVGIEDPQWEEHVAAMPEGVQPYVIYEEVTDIWINVHDIFYPFVQTNNDEITFLWVNESKTGFCHLYKITSLLQPGCHQWTRGYTPTEDDFKCPVKEEVTLTSGEWEVLARHGSKIWVNEETKLVYFQGTKDTPLEHHLYAVSYENPGDIVRLTKPGFSHSCSVSQNFDMFISHYSNVSTPPCVHVYKLVGSDSDPLHKEPEFWASMMEAAGCPADYVPPEIFSFPAKSGFDLYGMLYKPHNLKPGKKHPAILFVYGGPQVQLVNNSYKGVKYLRLNTLASLGYAVVVIDGRGSCQRGLKFEGALKNKMGQVEIEDQVEGLQYVADKYKFIDLSRVAIHGWSYGGFLSLMGLIHRPNVFKVAIAGAPVTVWMAYDTGYTERYMDVPENNLLGYEAGSVALHVDKLPNEPNRLLILHGFLDENVHFFHTNFLVSQLIRAGKPYQLQIYPNERHSIRCPESGEHYEIMLLYFLQQYL
- the dpp9 gene encoding dipeptidyl peptidase 9 isoform X3 produces the protein MTAVDDLSDSTEVVEMEDVPSQFFVEKHSWDGLREIIHGSRKYSGMIINKAPHDFQFVQKHDDSGPHSHRLYYLGMPYGSRENSLLYSEIPKKIRKEALLVLSWKQMLDHFQATPHHGVYSREEELLRERKRLGVFGITSYDYHAQSGLFLFQASNSLFYCHDGGHNGFIQAAPMKPVEIKTQCSGIRMDPKICPGDPSFIAFINNNDLWVTNIETAEERRLTFCHKGLNNVKDDPKSAGVATFVIQEEFDRFTGYWWCPTVSEDAEGGKTLQLLYEEVDESEVEIIHVPSPALEERKADVYRYPRTGSKNPQISLKLVEIQTNENCEVISTNTKELVLPFKTLFPGVEYIARAGWTKDGKYAWAVLLDRSQQKLQLVLLPSALFLRVGIEDPQWEEHVAAMPEGVQPYVIYEEVTDIWINVHDIFYPFVQTNNDEITFLWVNESKTGFCHLYKITSLLQPGCHQWTRGYTPTEDDFKCPVKEEVTLTSGEWEVLARHGSKIWVNEETKLVYFQGTKDTPLEHHLYAVSYENPGDIVRLTKPGFSHSCSVSQNFDMFISHYSNVSTPPCVHVYKLVGSDSDPLHKEPEFWASMMEAAGCPADYVPPEIFSFPAKSGFDLYGMLYKPHNLKPGKKHPAILFVYGGPQVQLVNNSYKGVKYLRLNTLASLGYAVVVIDGRGSCQRGLKFEGALKNKMGQVEIEDQVEGLQYVADKYKFIDLSRVAIHGWSYGGFLSLMGLIHRPNVFKVAIAGAPVTVWMAYDTGYTERYMDVPENNLLGYEAGSVALHVDKLPNEPNRLLILHGFLDENVHFFHTNFLVSQLIRAGKPYQLQIYPNERHSIRCPESGEHYEIMLLYFLQQYL
- the dpp9 gene encoding dipeptidyl peptidase 9 isoform X2 — encoded protein: MYRVKRVKLEDETEGSWKSLAAVKMTAVDDLSDSTEVVEMEDVPSQFFVEKHSWDGLREIIHGSRKYSGMIINKAPHDFQFVQKHDDSGPHSHRLYYLGMPYGSRENSLLYSEIPKKIRKEALLVLSWKQMLDHFQATPHHGVYSREEELLRERKRLGVFGITSYDYHAQSGLFLFQASNSLFYCHDGGHNGFIAAPMKPVEIKTQCSGIRMDPKICPGDPSFIAFINNNDLWVTNIETAEERRLTFCHKGLNNVKDDPKSAGVATFVIQEEFDRFTGYWWCPTVSEDAEGGKTLQLLYEEVDESEVEIIHVPSPALEERKADVYRYPRTGSKNPQISLKLVEIQTNENCEVISTNTKELVLPFKTLFPGVEYIARAGWTKDGKYAWAVLLDRSQQKLQLVLLPSALFLRVGIEDPQWEEHVAAMPEGVQPYVIYEEVTDIWINVHDIFYPFVQTNNDEITFLWVNESKTGFCHLYKITSLLQPGCHQWTRGYTPTEDDFKCPVKEEVTLTSGEWEVLARHGSKIWVNEETKLVYFQGTKDTPLEHHLYAVSYENPGDIVRLTKPGFSHSCSVSQNFDMFISHYSNVSTPPCVHVYKLVGSDSDPLHKEPEFWASMMEAAGCPADYVPPEIFSFPAKSGFDLYGMLYKPHNLKPGKKHPAILFVYGGPQVQLVNNSYKGVKYLRLNTLASLGYAVVVIDGRGSCQRGLKFEGALKNKMGQVEIEDQVEGLQYVADKYKFIDLSRVAIHGWSYGGFLSLMGLIHRPNVFKVAIAGAPVTVWMAYDTGYTERYMDVPENNLLGYEAGSVALHVDKLPNEPNRLLILHGFLDENVHFFHTNFLVSQLIRAGKPYQLQIYPNERHSIRCPESGEHYEIMLLYFLQQYL